ATGGCCCCTCTGGTTTCGCAGCAGAAGGGCGAGCATAAGGAAACCTTCGGCGCGATCGTCAAGCAGGGCTTCGTCCGCGCCCGCGTCGACGGCGAGATCATCGACATCAAGGACGGCGACTTCCCCAAGCTCGCCAAGACCTACAAGCACGACATCGCCGCCGTGGTGGATCGCATCGTGCTGAAGGACGAGATCCGCTCCCGCCTGGCCGACAGCGTCGAGACGGCCCTGCAACTCACGCGCGGCAACGTGATCATCACCGTCGAGGAAGATGGCGAGTGGGTCGACCACCTCTACTCCGAGCACTTCGCTTGCCCGGACCATCCGCATGTGAGTTTGCCCGAGCTCGAGCCGCGGCTGTTTTCGTTCAACTCACCGCAGGGCGCTTGCGAGTCTTGCCACGGTTTGGGCACGACGTTCAAGTTCGACCCGGACATGGTCGTGCCCGACCCGGACCTGTCGCTGGAGAACGGCGCGGTCGAAGGCTGGCGGCGTAACGGCAAGCGGATGAACATCTACTACGCCCGGGTGCTGCGGACCTTCTGCCGGGAGTTCGGCGTGGACTACCACGCGCCGTTCAAGGACATGACCAAGGCACAGAAGGACGCCTTGCTCTTCGGCACCAACAAGAAGGGCATGCGGTTCGAGGGCGTCATCCCGAACTTGCAACGCCGCTTCGAGTCGACGGATTCCGACTACGTCAAGCAACGGCTCAACAGCTACATGTCCGAGCAGCCGTGTCCGCAGTGCAATGGCAAGCGGCTGAAGACCGACGCGCTCTCGGTCCGGCTCAACAGCACCGGCGAGAAGCCCGCCAAAGCCCCCAAGGGCGACACGACCAAACTGCCGGGCCATTCCATCGATGACCTGACCCGCATGAACGTCGTCGATGCGCTCGAGTTCTTCGACAACCTCCGTCTCAGCGAGGAGGGCGAACTGATCGCCGCGCCGATCCGCAAGGAAGTCGCCTCACGCCTCGGCTTTCTCAACGACGTCGGACTCGGCTACCTCAATCTCGCCCGAAAGACCGGCTCCCTCTCCGGCGGGGAAGCCCAGCGCATCCGCCTTGCCACCCAGGTCGGCTCCAAACTCGTCGGCGTCTGCTACGTCCTCGACGAACCGACCATCGGCCTGCACCAGCGTGACAACGACCGACTGATCAACACGCTGCTCGCCCTGCGCGACATCGGCAACACCGTGCTCATGGTCGAGCACGACGAGGACTGCATCCGCGCCGCCGACCACCTCATCGACATCGGCCCCGCCGCCGGTGCCCACGGCGGCAACGTCGTCGCCCAGGGCGACATGCCGGGCGTGCTCACGCAGAACCACTCGGTCACCGTTCAATACCTCACCGGCGAGAAGTTCATCGCCACCCCCGAGCAACGCCGTAAGCTCGACAGGAAGAAGTGCATCGAGGTTAAAGGCGCGAAAGCCAACAACCTCAAGGACGTCTCGGCCAAGTTCCCCCTCGGTGGCTTCGTCTGCGTCACCGGCGTCTCGGGCTCCGGTAAATCCACGCTCGTCAACCAGACGCTGCTCCCCGCGCTCAAGCGCAAGGTCTACGGCTCCCGCGTCAAACCCGGCCAACACAAGTCGCTCACCGGCGCCGGTCAGGTCGACAAGGTCATCGAGATCGACCAGTCGCCCATCGGCCGCACCCCGCGCTCCAACCCCGCGACCTACACCGGCAGCTTCGACGAAATCCGCAAGGTGTTTTCGCAAACCCGCGAGTCCAAGCTCCGCGGCTACAAGCCCGGCCGGTTCTCGTTCAACGTCAAGGGCGGCCGGTGCGAGGCGTGCCAGGGGCAGGGCCAGAAGCTCATCGAGATGCACTTCCTGCCCGACGTGTACGTCGAGTGCGAAGCTTGCCACGGGGCCCGCTACAACCCCGAGACGCTGGAGGTGAAGTACCGCGGCAAGTCCATCGCCGACATCCTCGCGATGACCATCGAGGAGGCCTGCGAGTTCTTCGAGAACTTCCCCGCGATCCATCGCATGCTCAAAGCGCTCAACGACGTCGGCCTCGGCTACGTCCGCCTCGGCCAGCCCTCCACCCAGCTCTCCGGCGGCGAGGCCCAGCGCGTCAAGCTCGCCAGCGAGCTCGGCAAGAACCCGACGGGCCACACGTTCTACGTCCTCGACGAACCCACCACCGGCCTGCACTTCGAGGACATCCGAAAGCTCCTCGACGTGCTCGATCGCCTGGCCGATCTGGGCAACACGGTCCTGGTCATCGAGCACAACCTCGACGTGATCAAGTGTGCCGACTGGATCATCGACCTCGGCCCCGAGGGCGGCGACGGCGGCGGGACGATCATCGCCGAAGGCACTCCCGAGGACGTGGCCAAGCTGACCAAGGCGAGCTTCACGGCCAAGTACCTGGCCCCGATGCTGGCCAAGCGATCCAAGCCCAAACACAAAGCATCGGCGTAAGGTGAACTCATGCGCATCGTCGTGACAGGTGGAAGCGGGCGGATCGGGTCGGCCCTGGTCGAGCGTTTGCATGCCGACGGCCATGACGTGTTGAACCTCGATGTGCGCAAGCCGCCGGCCGACGCGCCGAGCCCTTGGCGATACGTGGAACTTGCCGACCGTGCCGCGCTTCAGCCGCTGCTCGAAGGCGCGGACGCGGTGGCTCACCTGGGCGAGTTGCCCGATGCGTATCGCGACACGCCGACCGGTGTGTTCACCCGCAACACCGCCGCCGGCTCGACCGTGTTGCAAACAGCGTCCGATCTCGGCATCGGGCGTGTCGTTTACACCAGCAGTTGCCAGGTGTACCGCTACTTCGGTGCTGATGAGAAGAAGCCCGCGCCGGCGGTGATTCCGTTCGACGAGACCCACCCGGTCGAGCCACCCAACCCTTACGGCGCGTCGAAGGTCGCCAACGAAACTTACGCCCGTTACCTCGCGCAGAACGCTGGTCTGTCGGTCGCGGCGTTGCGGTTGCCGGGCGTCGTGCGTAATGACAGTTGGTGGTTCCGCCAGCGTCGTAACCTTGATCGGCCGATCGAAGATTTCGCCGAGTACGGCACCTACATCATGATCGACGATGTGACCGACGTGTTCGCCCGTCTGCTCGAAACGCCGCGACCCGGCTTCGAGGCCTACCACGCCGCCGCGGTCGACAACGTCAGCCCGTTCACGCTGGCCCAACTCGCGGCGCACAACGGTTACGCCGGGCCGGCCGTTCCGGATGACGCGGCCAGCCTCTTCGATTGCTCCAAGCTCCGGGAGCACGTCGGCTGGGTGGCGCGGAAGACGGCCGACGAGGTGTTCGGTCCGCGTGGTGCGAAATCCGAATGAGCGTTGGTTTGACGAAGCATTGATGTTTGTGCATGGTTTCGGCGACCGGGTCGCGCAGGCCCGGCACGTTGGGGAAGGAACCGAAGTACCTATGCCGATGATGCTCCATCACGGGATCGAAGAACTGCAAGAGCGGATGGCCCGCATGGCCGCCCGTGTGACGCAGTCGGTCGAGCGCGCGGTACGAGCGGTGATCGACGGCGACCCGGGGCTGGTGAAGAAGATTCATAAAGCCGATGCCCGCATCGACGTCGAAGAGGTCGCAGTCGAAAAGCAGGCGATCAACCTGCTGGCCTTGTTCCAGCCGGCCGCGACGGACCTGCGCTTGCTCACGACGATCATCAAGGCCAACGCCGATTTCGAGCGGATCGGTGACTGCGCGGTCAACATCGCCCGCAACGGCCGGCCATTGATCAAGGCCCGAGACAACGGTGAGGACGTCGACCTCCCGCCGTCGCTACGTGAACTCGCGGCCGGCGCGGAGAAGTTGCTCGGCGACGCAGTTCGGGCGTTTAATCTGCAAGATGAGATGGCTGCTCAGGACGTCATCGACGGCGATGAGCGGCTCGACGCGCTCTACCACGACACCGTCCAGAGCATGCTCGCTCGCATGCCCACCGACACCGAAGGCCTCGATCAGGCGGGCAAGGATCGCCGGATGAGCCAGGACTTTTCGATCATTCTGATCGCCAAGAGTCTCGAACGGATCGGCGACCACTGCACCAATATCGCCGAGGACGTGATCTACATCGCCAGCGGTGAGATCGTCCGCCATCGCCGCGGTGGATGAGGCACGCTTGTCCGTTGCCGTGGCTGCGCCTAACGTCGCCGTCCCCGAAAGCGAGCCACCATGAAGAAGGAAATCCACCCCAACTACCGCGAAGTCGTGTTCCAGGACCCCGGTGCCGGCTACAAGTTCGTTAGCCGTTCCTGTGCCCCGTCCAACGACACGATCGAGCACGAAGGCAAGGAGTATCCGCTGATCAAGGTGGACATCTCCAGCGCCAGCCACCCCTTCTTCACCGGCAAGCAGACCTTCGTTGACACCGCCGGTCGCGTGGACCGCTTCCAGAAGAAGTTCGGCAACTACAAGAGCAAGTTCGGGAAGAAGTCCTAGCACTTCGGCCGAGACCTAAGCCTTGGCCGAGGAGCGCGTACCCACATGACATCTCAACGTCCCTGCCGCAAGCCCCCGTCAATCCGCGGCGGGGGCGTTGTGCTTTTGCTCCTACTGGTCATCGGCTGTTCCAAGCAGGCTCCGCCCCTGACCGCACAGCAGCAAGCCGCCACCCGGGCGGCGACCCAGACCGCGGCGGGGCAGTACATCGACAATCTCGAAGCCGTCGCGACTCCGCCCGTCGGCTGGGCACTCGACGACGTCAAAACCGGCGACAACTACATTCACTACGTCTGGCTCAGCCCCACCGGTAAGACTGCTTATGGCATCGTCCGCTTCACCCCGCCGATCTACGTCTGGGCCAACGAGTTCGGCCACAACGCGGCGTTCAACTTCGGCTTCAAGCCGGCGATGAAAGACGATCAGGGATACGTCAAGGTGCTCGATAAATCCTGGGACGGCGAGGCGCGCATGCTCGTGTTCGAGGTCGAGGGCGGGACGTACACGACCCGCAACCATTTTCGCGTTCGTGGCCGGCGGGGTTGGACGGTCTACGCCGGGACGTTCACGGGTGAGACGCCGATCGCCGAGGAACTGGCGTTGGCGATCGAAGCTCGCAATGCGACGACCGTGGCGGAGTAAACCGTGCAGCGGAGCAACGCGGCTATGCATTCTCGTTACATCGTAGCTGCGCTGCTCCCCAACGCGGCTTGTAGGGCTTCGACGTGCTTCGCCGTCGCCCCGCGTTGTTCGAGGACCACCTGTCGGGCACGCAGGGCAAAGTCGTCGTCGTGACTCAGCGGCCAATCCACGGCGGCCATGATCGCAATGGCCGACGGCGTGCCACCGTCTTTGCCGACAACGGTACGGATCGCGCGCGATTCCTTGAACGCCGTCATCGCTGCCGCAAAGTTCTGGGTCCACGGGCCGACGACGACATGCCTGCCCAGCGCCGCTGGCTCGATCATATCGCTGCCACGCTGACTCACCCCAAGGTCCACCAGCGTCCGACCAACCAGTACCACGTCCGCCAGCGCGTACCACTTGCGCAACTCGCCCATCGTGTCGCCGAGAATGACCGCTTGCGGATTGTCGACAGGTGTCGTTCGCCGGCTCAGCGAGAAACCGGTCTTCTCGATAATCCCTGCCACCTCTTCAAAACGCTGCGGATGCCTCGGAACGATCACCAGTCGCAACGCCGGTCGTTGTTCGAGCAGTTTTCGGTAGGCATCGAGCACGATCGTTTCCTCCCCCGGCCCCGTGCTCCCGCACACCCACACGGGACCGTCGCCCAAGCCCATCACCTCGAGCAACTCATCGACACCTTCGGGTGCTTCGGTGCTCGCGGTGTCGAACTTCATCGAGCCGACCACCTCGACATTCGGGCAACCGACCGCCGTGAACCGCTCGGCGTAGGTCGCCTCCTGGGCGAGCACCCTGTCGATCTTGCGGAACATCGGCTTCGCCAGCGGCCCGAGTCGGCGGTAGCCCTTGTAGCTCTTGGTCGTCATGCGCCCGTTGCCCACGAGGACGGGGATGCCTCGGCGGTGGCATTCGCCGATGAAGTTGGGCCAGACCTCAAGCTCCATCAGCATCACCACCGACGGCCGCAGCCGATCGAGGAATCGCCGGACGTACTTCGACAGGTCCAGCGGAAAGCGCACGCACCGCACCCGTGGCTCTTCGCCGAAGAGCCGTTGCACATGGGCAAAGCCCGTCGTGGTCGTCGTCGAGACCACGACGTTGAGTTCGTCTTGCTCGGCGAGTAGCCGCCGTATCAGTTCCGCCGTCGCCGCGGCTTCCCCGACGCTGACGGCGTGGATCAACACGCAAGGGCCGTTGATCGGCGCGACATCACCATTCCGCTCCGCCAACGCTTCGGCCGCCTTGGCCCGCCACGTCGGATGTAGCTTCGCCCCGAGAAGCAGCGGGGCGTAGACCATGTCGGCAAACGTCGGCACGGCAAGAGGGTAGCGAGGTGTAGAAACGTCTTGACATTCCTGCCAACTTTCGCGCCGATGGCACGTCAGAGCCACTATGCCGAGAGCCCTCTGCTACGCGCGGACACCACGGCCTAATCGTCTCATCCAGCGGGTGGCAGTTGTCTTGCTACTGCTTGTAACAGGCCAACTCATTTGGTGGTTCGGCTGGTCCCAGGTTCGCCCGGCATTTACGCAGTGGCAGGAGCGACGTCAGATCGTCGGGAATGCCCGCAGTAATGCCAATGCGGATTGGGATCGTGGCGAAGCCGCCGCGCTCTGGACGGAAGTGTCGAGGTCGATCGTCGAGTTCGATACGACTGTCTACCTCGATGCCGAAACAGGCTTACCGACGCTCGCGCCGGTCGACTGGGCTCCGAGTTGCATGGGCTCGTGGCGTGATCCGCTCTATGTCGAAACTTACCAAGCGACAATCAAAGAGAGATCGGCCGATAGGGCTCCGCCCAACGCTCGGCTTGAGTGAGTGCATCGGTTCGGGGACCTATTCGCGGAGTTATCCGAAAGTGACGCAGTGCCGATTGCCGAAAACAACGTGCCGTTGATCTGCCAGTTTCAAGCGTGGAGTCATCCCGACCATGTTTGGTTTGCCGTGCGGCCGCTGGATGAGCCGGAAGCGACGATTTACGTCGTTGCGCTGATGGATGAGGATGCCCCGGCTTTTGTCGAGTGCTTCCTTTTCGACGCGGTCCACGAGAACATCCTTGCGGTGGCAGAAGGTCGGTTGGATGAACGCACGGTTTCGGAGTTTGGGCTGCGTTAGCTCATCTCACACCACGTACAGCCGGTGTTCCTTGATGTAGTCGTTCACGGCACCGGGGACGAGGTAGCGGATGCTCATGCCGGTGCGAAGGCGTTCGCGAACGGTCGTGGCGCTGATCTCGATGCGTGGGGTCAGGGCGGCACGCTGCTTGAACTCGTCCCACGGGGCAGGGATGCTCGACCAGTCGATCGCGTGTTCGGGGCGGCGCATGACGTGAAAGCGGACGCGGTCGGGCAGGCGCTCGGCGTTGTTCCACTTCGGTAGCGTCGGGAGCTGATCAGCCCCGATGAGCCAGTCGATCGGCAGGCCCAGCGTCTCGCCGAGGACCCCGGCGGTGGCGTAGGTGTAACTGGGACCGTCGCGGCGGAGTTCGACGTCACTGACCTCGAACATGCGATCGACGGCGACGGCGGCCTTGCACATGGCCAGGCGGTGTTCGGCGAGGGCGAGGTCCGGGTCGTCGCGGTGGGGTGGCCGGCCTGAAGGGATGAGCACCACCCTGTCAAAGCCGAGCGCCTCGGCGGCAGCCCGGGCACAGATCAAATGTCCCAGATGGATGGGATTGAACGTACCGCCAAAGTGCAAGCGGCGCGGGTTGGCATGCTTGCGATGGGTGCCGGCTCCGGGGGCCGTGGCCGGCACAGGCGTTGCCCCCGTCGGAGTCGGTGCGACTGCACTGGGCTCGCCGACTTTCGCGGACCTCGGGCCGGTAGAAGGATTGGAGTTCGCGGGGGGCACTATCCGATTCTACAGGCTCACGGAAAATTAGAAGAAATCTGGCGGTGACGTGAATAGTCCTTGACGCGCCCGCACCGCCCTGTATGTTGCTCAACCGCTTCCCGCCAATCGGCAGGCCCGTATTTTCTCGGACGGCCGATTGGCGACACAAGGAAGCACTGCCCAACGGTCCAGCTGGCGTTATCAACCTCGATGTTGCTAACGGTGGTCGGCTCGGGGGGTCTGACTGTGTGCGGCGAGGTGTGCTGGCGACTGCCGGCTCCGTCGTTGCCCCGGCCAGAACGACAGTCCGACGGGCGGCATGTCCGCCAGTTCGCGACGCGTTGTCAGCGCTGCTCGGCACATCTGAAACGCCCGATCGCCCCGGCGGCCCCGTTTTTAGCGGCCCAGGCACCTATTGGGACAAAAAGATGTGAGAACGATGGATTCGGCTTCGGGCCGGCGTGTCGTTTGCACCACGCGGCGAAAACACAGTTTGGCCCCCACCG
This genomic stretch from Planctomycetota bacterium harbors:
- the uvrA gene encoding excinuclease ABC subunit UvrA, producing the protein MATSAPDPTKSIRVRGAAEHNLKSIDLDIPRDKLTVVTGLSGSGKSTLAFDTVYAEGQRKYMESLSAYARQFLDQLQKPDIESIDGLPPTIAIEQRGSSHNPRSTVATTTEIYDYLRVLFARAGTPHCWECGRVISSQSPSQIVDDVMKRPAKTKLMVMAPLVSQQKGEHKETFGAIVKQGFVRARVDGEIIDIKDGDFPKLAKTYKHDIAAVVDRIVLKDEIRSRLADSVETALQLTRGNVIITVEEDGEWVDHLYSEHFACPDHPHVSLPELEPRLFSFNSPQGACESCHGLGTTFKFDPDMVVPDPDLSLENGAVEGWRRNGKRMNIYYARVLRTFCREFGVDYHAPFKDMTKAQKDALLFGTNKKGMRFEGVIPNLQRRFESTDSDYVKQRLNSYMSEQPCPQCNGKRLKTDALSVRLNSTGEKPAKAPKGDTTKLPGHSIDDLTRMNVVDALEFFDNLRLSEEGELIAAPIRKEVASRLGFLNDVGLGYLNLARKTGSLSGGEAQRIRLATQVGSKLVGVCYVLDEPTIGLHQRDNDRLINTLLALRDIGNTVLMVEHDEDCIRAADHLIDIGPAAGAHGGNVVAQGDMPGVLTQNHSVTVQYLTGEKFIATPEQRRKLDRKKCIEVKGAKANNLKDVSAKFPLGGFVCVTGVSGSGKSTLVNQTLLPALKRKVYGSRVKPGQHKSLTGAGQVDKVIEIDQSPIGRTPRSNPATYTGSFDEIRKVFSQTRESKLRGYKPGRFSFNVKGGRCEACQGQGQKLIEMHFLPDVYVECEACHGARYNPETLEVKYRGKSIADILAMTIEEACEFFENFPAIHRMLKALNDVGLGYVRLGQPSTQLSGGEAQRVKLASELGKNPTGHTFYVLDEPTTGLHFEDIRKLLDVLDRLADLGNTVLVIEHNLDVIKCADWIIDLGPEGGDGGGTIIAEGTPEDVAKLTKASFTAKYLAPMLAKRSKPKHKASA
- the phoU gene encoding phosphate signaling complex protein PhoU, producing the protein MMLHHGIEELQERMARMAARVTQSVERAVRAVIDGDPGLVKKIHKADARIDVEEVAVEKQAINLLALFQPAATDLRLLTTIIKANADFERIGDCAVNIARNGRPLIKARDNGEDVDLPPSLRELAAGAEKLLGDAVRAFNLQDEMAAQDVIDGDERLDALYHDTVQSMLARMPTDTEGLDQAGKDRRMSQDFSIILIAKSLERIGDHCTNIAEDVIYIASGEIVRHRRGG
- a CDS encoding glycosyltransferase N-terminal domain-containing protein, which encodes MPTFADMVYAPLLLGAKLHPTWRAKAAEALAERNGDVAPINGPCVLIHAVSVGEAAATAELIRRLLAEQDELNVVVSTTTTTGFAHVQRLFGEEPRVRCVRFPLDLSKYVRRFLDRLRPSVVMLMELEVWPNFIGECHRRGIPVLVGNGRMTTKSYKGYRRLGPLAKPMFRKIDRVLAQEATYAERFTAVGCPNVEVVGSMKFDTASTEAPEGVDELLEVMGLGDGPVWVCGSTGPGEETIVLDAYRKLLEQRPALRLVIVPRHPQRFEEVAGIIEKTGFSLSRRTTPVDNPQAVILGDTMGELRKWYALADVVLVGRTLVDLGVSQRGSDMIEPAALGRHVVVGPWTQNFAAAMTAFKESRAIRTVVGKDGGTPSAIAIMAAVDWPLSHDDDFALRARQVVLEQRGATAKHVEALQAALGSSAATM
- the nadD gene encoding nicotinate (nicotinamide) nucleotide adenylyltransferase, with the protein product MPATAPGAGTHRKHANPRRLHFGGTFNPIHLGHLICARAAAEALGFDRVVLIPSGRPPHRDDPDLALAEHRLAMCKAAVAVDRMFEVSDVELRRDGPSYTYATAGVLGETLGLPIDWLIGADQLPTLPKWNNAERLPDRVRFHVMRRPEHAIDWSSIPAPWDEFKQRAALTPRIEISATTVRERLRTGMSIRYLVPGAVNDYIKEHRLYVV
- a CDS encoding type B 50S ribosomal protein L31, yielding MKKEIHPNYREVVFQDPGAGYKFVSRSCAPSNDTIEHEGKEYPLIKVDISSASHPFFTGKQTFVDTAGRVDRFQKKFGNYKSKFGKKS
- a CDS encoding NAD(P)-dependent oxidoreductase, whose amino-acid sequence is MRIVVTGGSGRIGSALVERLHADGHDVLNLDVRKPPADAPSPWRYVELADRAALQPLLEGADAVAHLGELPDAYRDTPTGVFTRNTAAGSTVLQTASDLGIGRVVYTSSCQVYRYFGADEKKPAPAVIPFDETHPVEPPNPYGASKVANETYARYLAQNAGLSVAALRLPGVVRNDSWWFRQRRNLDRPIEDFAEYGTYIMIDDVTDVFARLLETPRPGFEAYHAAAVDNVSPFTLAQLAAHNGYAGPAVPDDAASLFDCSKLREHVGWVARKTADEVFGPRGAKSE